TGTATCTTTCCCAGCGTGCTCTTGGATATGCGCGCCAGAAAATCCACTTTGGGAAAAAGTGCGTCGTAAGCCACTGTTCCCCTTGCCAGCATGCTCACACGTTTCCGCCCTGTGGTATCCACCAGAAGATAGGCCGAGTCAATGGCGCTGCCACGCCCGCTAAAATCGGCCACAATATGCCCTGAAGGCTCCAACCGGCGTTCTTGTAGGTAGCGCTGCACTGCGGCAGGGAAGTCGTCTCTTGTCGCTGCGTGCCATCCTTGCAATTGTTGCAAGCGGATCGTGTCACCCGGCGCCACGCCGGTAGGCGGCGCAGTGGTATTTGCGTTCGCGCTGGCGCCCGGCATTCGGCTGTAAGGTTGCGTGAAAAGCAGCGCCACCAGGCACACCAGCCCACCGGCCAGCGCTATCCGCACCGGCCAACTGCTGCCCCTTCGCGGCAGTGGATCAACCTTGATGCGGTCTGCTCCCGGCATTTCGTGTATGGCTTGTGCCAGCGTCAGCATGGATTGCAGATGATCAAAAACATGGTTCGCGGCAAATGGCGGTATGGTGAGTTCACTCAGTTCAATCATGCGATCACGGACGGTGAGCCCAGTTTGCGTTGAACAGCAAAGCTGCTCAAGGCCGCTCTTTATGGCGGCGACCGCGGTGAGCATCATGAATTCCATAGGATGGTCCGTCCGGGCGTTGAACCTTCTGTCCAATGCCGCGCTGCCGGTGCGCATCAGCACGCGTCCCTCATTGGTGGCAGGAATATTTTTGGGGACCAGGAAAAAGTTAATGGCTGCCGGCACGCGCATCTGGATGTCGAGCCCCGGCGTATCCACGCGATGAGAGAAGCGGACAATCGTGGGATTGCCGCCGTAATGCCCTTCCAGCACCACATCACTGCGATCACGGAATGGCTGCGCCTTCAGCAGCTCCGCAATCTTAAGTACGTCCGGCTCAATGGCTTTATAGCCCAGAAACACGGCGAATCGCCGTACCCAATAAACCACGATCCCCACAATGCCCACAACAATGGCAATGTTCAGGATAAGGGCGAGCGGCTGCATGATTTCTCCGGAGGAGTTCCGATCATAATTCGCCCGTAGGGCCGGAATCAAACGGCTCAGCTTATAATTCTCTTTCTCCATCTCTGTGAGGTTTCCATCAATGACGATCAGCGAGCAGATCCAAAAAGACATGGTTGACGCAATGCGCAGCCGCGACGAGTTGCGGCTTTCCACCTTGCGCATGGTCAAATCCGCGCTCAGTTATAAGGAAGTTGAAAAACGCGCGCCGCTCGATGACAAGGAGACGCAGCAGATCCTGAGCACGCTGATAAAACAGCGCCGTGATTCCATTGAGCAGTTCACCAAGGGCGGCCGCCAGGAATTGGCGGACAAAGAAGCGGCGGAGATTAAAATGATCGAACACTACCTGCCGAAGGCGATGGGTGAAGAGCAGATCGCTGAAGCCGTAAAAGCCACTATCGCTGAGATGGGATCACCGACGATGAAAGACATGGGCACGGTGATGAAAAACGTGATGGCAAAACTCCAGGCCACCGGCGCGCGCGTGGAAGGCAAGACCGTAAGTGAGCTGGTGAAAAAAAGTTTGGGTGGATGAGAGTTGAGCCGTTTTGCGGGCGTACGAGCCCGCAGGCGAAATCCTGACCCTGAGCCTTGCCGAAGGGGAAGATCTCTTTGCTACCGGTGCGACGTAGAAGAAAAAGACTGAAAAAAGTTTGGTGGATGAACGTTCCGTTCGCTTAGTTGCTTGCTCCACACGGTTGTTCATTGTCCCTCTGCTTTTTAGCACTCTATTCGTGCTGCTGCCAAAGTGCGGAGTTACCTCACAAATTACTTGCTTCAGATAACCCAGAGTACTCATACTGCACTCATATTAATCAGCGTTCCCCAATTTGCTTTGCGTGTTAAGTGCCGGGGCGGTGACGACGTAACGGCATAAACGGCGTAGTGCAGGGAAAAGGGGTGACAAGGTGATACCTGAATCGAATCCGTTACAGCGGTTTTTCAAGGAAGTAGTTGAAAGAAATTATGGTGAGATTGGCGTGCGCAGTGCAGAAGTGCACGACTACGTAGCCAACCTGCTCACAGAATTCTGCGAAGCAGAAACTCTCTACAAGATCAAAAACGCAGACGGACGCCCGCTATGCGATGTAGGCGAGATGCTGTTGGAGTCCGATCCCGTTTACGGACCTGCTCCGTCCTTTGATCGCGAGCGCCAGGTGCGCAAGCATATTGGCGATTACTCGCTCTTCTTCACTGGTATGTTCCCGCAGGGCCTGAACAAATATCGCCTGCGCCGCACCCGCATGGAAAGCCTCATCGACTTTGTGAAGGCTGGCAAAGAGAGTTACTACATCGTCTCGAAGTTCGAGCACTTTGAGTATGCTAAGGTCGCGCCGCTCTTCCGCAGGATGTCCCATGATTTTGAGCAACTGGTGTATGGCCTGAACCACGTCAAGAATGAACTGGAAGAGATGCAGCATCCCATCACGCGGCAGACGAATGAATTTTTGATGTAACTTCAGAATCGACGTTAAGAAAACAGGGCACGCAGCCAGTTTGGCGTGCTCTTTTTCATTTTGGTATTTAGGTTTTACTGTGTCCCAACCTTTACTGTGTCCCACAACGGGGTGGAGCAGGTCTTTAGACCTGCGGTAAAGTTTGATTAGACCCTCTGGCTTCAGCCGCTGAGGTACATGGCACGCGGGTATCTTAAAAAAGTATGGCTATCTCTTCTGCCACGCCAGCCGCAATCCCAGTCCCACAAAAATCAGCCCGGTAAATCGCCGTTGCAACCGCGCAATGGATTGATTCCGGCGCAGTAATTCACCCAGTGTCCCACCCGCATATGCGACTGCAAGATTGACCAGAGTTCCGCCTACATTGAATATCAGCCCCAGCACTATAATCTGCAATGCCACGCTGCCGCGGCGCGCATCAATGAATTGCGGCAGGAACGCCAGAAAAAATATCGCGACCTTGGGATTGAGCATGTTCGTGATCGCGCCCTGGCGGAAAATGCTGGTAAGGCTTTCCGACTTGAGCTGCTGCGCCGCGAGGTCGGTTTTCTGCGCCAGCATTTTTATTCCCAGATAGATCAGGTAAGCTGCGCCCGCGTATCGCACCAGATTAAACGCCATCGGTGAGGACCGCAGCAGCGCGGCAATCCCAAAAGCCGCAGCCAGAATGTGTACCCAGCAGCCCACAAATACTCCGAGGGATGAAACAATTCCGGCTCTGCGGCCTTGGCTCACACTACGGCCAATTACGTAAAGCATGTCTGGCCCCGGCGCAATGTTGAGTGCGAATGCTGCGATCAGAAAAGCGAGAAAGGCGGCTTTCTCAGGCATGAAATTGACCTCGATCAAGTTGTATCAAGAGATGTTGGCGCCTGGACGCTGGAGGGAAAATAATTTTATATCCGCGCCGGTAGGTCGAGATCCAGGGCTGGTAACAGAATAAGATGACAGAACCATTTATGAGAAAGAGTCCCACATGCGCCTGACCTCGTTGCTTGGTTTCATCGCCGGAGCATTGACCACAATTTCATTCGTCCCGCAGGTGCTGCATGCATGGCGTAGCAAGCGCTGTGACGATCTTTCCTGGGCCATGCTACTTACTTTTTCCGCCGGAGTGGTGCTTTGGCTCACTTATGGTTTTCGGCTGTGGGCCATGCCAATCATCGTGGCCAATGCCGTCACGCTGGCACTGCTACTGATCATCATGGCGCTAAAGACCCGTTACGCCTCGCGTTGATTGCCAGAAGCTTCAAATAATAGTCATTACGGCTACGCCGGCTTTGGATAAATATGTGCGCGCCTCCTCAAGAGTTTCGGAATCAGCGCCGTTTGCCCGAAAATACCGCTCGGCCTCCTTCCAAACTGGGAACCGAAGTGCAGGCACCATTTTCGGATCCTCGGTTCGCCTACCGTTTTCAATTCCGAATTGCGTAATATCTACCACTAGGATGGTATGCGATAAAGAATGAATCAGAAACCGGTGTTTCATTGTTATGAGGCCCTTTCTCCGAGCTTGTAGAATAAGCCTCCTGTCAATCCGCTTCGTGACCGCCACAGGATGAAGAAATTCGATAGACTGTCAGGTGAGCTCGCATTTCATCCTTCTTTTTCTCGCTGCCGCAGCCGGTGGCACGGTGAATTCTGTCGCCGGAGGCGGCGGGTTTATTGCCTTTCCCTCGCTGCTTTTTTCCGGCGTGCCTTCCATCAATGCCAATGCCACTGGCACAGTCGCCCTGTGGCCCGGGACGCTGGCTTCCACTGGCGCATATCGCAAGGCGCTAAGCGCGGAACTGTTCAAGCGCATCCTGCCCCTGATCATCATTACGTTTCTCGGTAGCATCGTCGGCTCGGTGCTGCTGCTCAAGACTCGGCAAGCGACCTTTGACAAGATGATTCCCTGGCTGCTGCTGGGCGCCACGTTGTTATTTACCTTCAGCGGCAAAGTCACCTCCTGGATCAACCGCCACCACTCTGAAGGTGGCCCTTCGGCGATGCGGGTGATCGGCGTCACCCTTTTGCAGGCCTGCGCCGCTGTTTACATCGGATACTTTGGCGCCGGCGTCGGTATCGTGATGCTTGCGCTGCTGGCGATGATGGGCATTGAAAACATCCACAGCATGAACGGTCTCAAGACCCTGCTGGCCACCTGCGGAAATGCCGTTGCCGTGACGGTATTCATCGTGGCGCGGGCCGTCTTCTGGCCGCAGGCCCTGGTCATGATCTTTGGCGGAGCTCTGGGCGGATATGTGGGAGCCTGGTACGCGCAAAAGATGGATCCCAAAAGCGTGCGTTACGTTGTGATCACTATCGGCTGCAGCATGACGGCCTATTTCTTCTGGCGGGTGTATTTGCGAAATGGGATTTGAATGGTCTGGGGTGGGCAGCCCTGCCATCAACTTCCGTATTGGGCAATGCGCTG
The genomic region above belongs to Terriglobia bacterium and contains:
- a CDS encoding GatB/YqeY domain-containing protein, which produces MTISEQIQKDMVDAMRSRDELRLSTLRMVKSALSYKEVEKRAPLDDKETQQILSTLIKQRRDSIEQFTKGGRQELADKEAAEIKMIEHYLPKAMGEEQIAEAVKATIAEMGSPTMKDMGTVMKNVMAKLQATGARVEGKTVSELVKKSLGG
- a CDS encoding LysE family translocator, which produces MPEKAAFLAFLIAAFALNIAPGPDMLYVIGRSVSQGRRAGIVSSLGVFVGCWVHILAAAFGIAALLRSSPMAFNLVRYAGAAYLIYLGIKMLAQKTDLAAQQLKSESLTSIFRQGAITNMLNPKVAIFFLAFLPQFIDARRGSVALQIIVLGLIFNVGGTLVNLAVAYAGGTLGELLRRNQSIARLQRRFTGLIFVGLGLRLAWQKR
- a CDS encoding SemiSWEET transporter, whose amino-acid sequence is MRLTSLLGFIAGALTTISFVPQVLHAWRSKRCDDLSWAMLLTFSAGVVLWLTYGFRLWAMPIIVANAVTLALLLIIMALKTRYASR
- a CDS encoding sulfite exporter TauE/SafE family protein, producing MDCQVSSHFILLFLAAAAGGTVNSVAGGGGFIAFPSLLFSGVPSINANATGTVALWPGTLASTGAYRKALSAELFKRILPLIIITFLGSIVGSVLLLKTRQATFDKMIPWLLLGATLLFTFSGKVTSWINRHHSEGGPSAMRVIGVTLLQACAAVYIGYFGAGVGIVMLALLAMMGIENIHSMNGLKTLLATCGNAVAVTVFIVARAVFWPQALVMIFGGALGGYVGAWYAQKMDPKSVRYVVITIGCSMTAYFFWRVYLRNGI